In Blastopirellula sediminis, the following proteins share a genomic window:
- the ettA gene encoding energy-dependent translational throttle protein EttA, with product MGKKYIYTIENLNKKFGTREIIKDMWLSFYPGAKIGVLGRNGAGKSTILKIMAGIDKEFDGKAELTPGFTVGYLPQEPQLNPDKDVFGNVEEAVAGRRALVERFNEISMKLGEPLEDDEMNALYEEMGKLQDQIEVTNSWELDREIEIAMDAMNLPPGDADVSKLSGGERRRVALCQLLLKKPDLLLLDEPTNHLDAESILWLEHHLQAYRGTIVAITHDRYFLDNVAGWILELEFGRSYPYEGNYSSWLEQKQKRLALEEKQSEARQKFLANELEWIRSSQKAKQSKGKARINAYEKLAAEQFVERNDEFEIQIPPGKHLGDLVIEATNVSKAYDDRVLIDNLSFRLPAGGIIGVVGPNGAGKTTLFRMLTGETAPDSGEIRFGSTVELGYVDQSRDALDPNKTVFEEISGGHDTIVMGNKKVHARGYVSRFNFRGPDQEKKVGVLSGGERNRVHLATLLRRGSNVLLLDEPTNDLDVDTLRSLEEAIMNYAGCVVVVSHDRWFLDRLATHILAFEGDGYVHWTEGNFSTYENQRRERLGIDPDHPPRFKYKKLQH from the coding sequence ATGGGTAAAAAATACATTTATACGATCGAGAATTTAAACAAAAAGTTCGGCACGCGCGAGATCATCAAGGATATGTGGCTCTCGTTTTATCCCGGCGCCAAGATCGGCGTCCTGGGGCGAAACGGCGCCGGTAAGAGCACTATCCTGAAGATCATGGCCGGGATCGATAAAGAATTCGATGGCAAGGCGGAGCTGACGCCCGGCTTTACTGTCGGCTATCTCCCCCAAGAGCCGCAGCTGAACCCGGACAAGGACGTCTTCGGTAACGTCGAAGAAGCGGTCGCCGGGCGTCGTGCGCTGGTCGAGCGCTTCAACGAGATCAGCATGAAGCTGGGCGAGCCGCTCGAAGATGACGAGATGAACGCCCTCTACGAAGAGATGGGGAAGCTGCAGGATCAGATCGAAGTGACCAACAGCTGGGAACTCGATCGCGAAATCGAAATCGCGATGGACGCGATGAACCTGCCGCCGGGAGACGCCGACGTTTCGAAGCTCTCTGGTGGTGAACGCCGCCGCGTCGCCCTTTGCCAGCTGCTGCTGAAGAAGCCCGACCTGCTGCTCCTCGACGAACCGACGAACCACCTCGACGCCGAGTCGATTCTGTGGCTGGAACATCACCTCCAGGCCTACCGCGGCACGATTGTCGCGATCACCCACGATCGTTACTTCCTGGACAACGTCGCCGGCTGGATTCTGGAACTCGAATTCGGTCGCAGCTACCCGTACGAAGGGAACTACTCTTCGTGGTTGGAACAAAAGCAGAAGCGTCTGGCGCTGGAAGAAAAGCAGTCGGAAGCTCGTCAGAAGTTCCTGGCCAACGAATTGGAATGGATTCGCAGCTCGCAGAAAGCGAAGCAGTCGAAGGGTAAGGCCCGTATCAACGCCTACGAAAAGTTGGCGGCCGAGCAGTTCGTCGAACGGAATGACGAATTCGAAATCCAGATTCCGCCTGGTAAGCACCTGGGCGACCTGGTGATCGAAGCGACCAACGTCAGCAAGGCGTACGACGATCGCGTCCTGATCGACAACCTCAGCTTCCGCCTCCCGGCGGGCGGCATCATCGGCGTGGTCGGCCCGAACGGCGCCGGCAAGACGACCCTCTTCCGGATGTTGACCGGCGAGACGGCGCCTGACTCGGGTGAGATCCGCTTCGGCTCGACCGTCGAACTTGGCTACGTCGACCAGTCGCGTGACGCTCTCGACCCCAACAAGACCGTCTTCGAGGAAATCTCAGGCGGGCACGATACCATCGTGATGGGGAACAAGAAGGTCCACGCTCGCGGGTACGTGTCGCGGTTCAACTTCCGCGGTCCTGACCAGGAAAAGAAGGTCGGCGTGCTGTCCGGCGGTGAACGAAACCGCGTCCACTTGGCGACGCTGCTTCGCCGCGGTTCGAACGTGCTGCTGCTCGACGAACCGACGAACGACTTGGACGTCGATACGCTTCGTTCGCTGGAAGAAGCGATCATGAACTACGCCGGATGCGTGGTGGTGGTCAGCCACGATCGTTGGTTCCTCGACCGGCTCGCGACCCATATCCTGGCGTTTGAAGGAGACGGGTACGTTCACTGGACGGAAGGAAACTTCAGCACGTACGAAAACCAACGGCGCGAACGTCTCGGTATCGATCCGGATCATCCGCCCCGCTTTAAGTACAAGAAACTGCAACACTAA
- the surE gene encoding 5'/3'-nucleotidase SurE, which yields MEILLTNDDGIYAPGLAAMERQLQKIGNVTVVAPATEQSGVGHSITFLSPLICKEAYDGDRLRGYAVEGSPADCVKIGVFEFCKKRPDLIVSGINGGLNAGINVLYSGTVAAAIEGAFFGITSVAVSLEWDEHPLFDVAALKAREIIEKILAQKGEPSQLFNLNMPTAAMRKKSVVKVVPMGLARYGEHFIRRKDPKGRDYFWATGDPRPEHGSEETDLSALEKGDITLTPLHFNLTENSYLDRMKSWDLQIAD from the coding sequence ATGGAAATCTTGCTGACGAACGACGACGGAATTTACGCCCCCGGATTGGCCGCGATGGAGCGCCAATTGCAAAAGATTGGAAACGTCACCGTGGTCGCTCCAGCGACCGAGCAGAGCGGCGTCGGGCACTCGATTACCTTTTTGAGTCCCTTGATCTGCAAAGAAGCGTACGACGGCGATCGCCTTCGCGGCTACGCCGTGGAAGGGAGCCCGGCCGACTGCGTCAAAATCGGCGTTTTCGAGTTTTGCAAGAAACGCCCTGATCTGATCGTCAGCGGGATCAACGGCGGGCTGAACGCCGGGATCAACGTTCTTTATTCCGGAACGGTCGCCGCGGCGATCGAAGGCGCCTTCTTTGGGATTACCAGCGTTGCGGTCTCGCTGGAATGGGACGAGCACCCGCTGTTTGACGTCGCCGCCCTCAAGGCGCGAGAGATCATCGAGAAAATCCTGGCCCAAAAAGGGGAGCCTTCGCAGCTGTTCAACCTGAACATGCCGACCGCCGCGATGCGGAAAAAATCGGTTGTAAAGGTTGTACCGATGGGTCTGGCCCGATACGGCGAGCACTTTATCCGCCGCAAAGACCCCAAAGGACGCGACTATTTCTGGGCGACCGGGGATCCGCGTCCCGAACACGGATCGGAAGAAACCGATCTTTCGGCGCTCGAGAAGGGGGACATCACCCTGACTCCGCTCCACTTTAATTTGACCGAGAACTCGTATCTTGACCGAATGAAGTCTTGGGATTTGCAGATCGCTGATTAG
- the guaA gene encoding glutamine-hydrolyzing GMP synthase — MTAPANDNTSDASRISDEKILVLDFGSQYAQLIARRVREQNVYCEIVRHDISVERIAAHNPRGIILSGGPSSVYEDGAPQCDPGLFSMGIPVLGICYGMQLMCQAFGGSVKNTSHREYGHAKIRIAANEDLFGGLPSETDVWMSHGDQVANVADSFEPLAHTSTCPIAAMRHKELPLYAMQFHPEVTHTPLGFQILRNFVIAICECEGLWKLHDFAQQTIAEIRERVGNDRVICGLSGGVDSSVVAALLYQAIGPQLSCILVDNGLLRKQEAESVISEFTKHFKTDLHVVAGKDAFLEQLAGIEEPQEKRRRIGYQFVECFKAEARKIKDAKYLAQGTLYPDVIESGAAIDGPAATIKLHHNVGGLPKELGFELIEPLRDLFKDEVRKLGLELGLPEDLVWRHPFPGPGLAVRCLGEVTDEKLAVLREADSIVVSEIKAAGLYRSTSQAFAVLLPVQSVGVMGDARTYENAVAVRCVNTDDFMTATWSDLPYEVLARISTRIINEVKGVNRVCYDISTKPPATIEWE; from the coding sequence ATGACGGCTCCCGCGAATGACAACACCTCTGACGCCTCTCGCATCTCCGATGAAAAGATTCTCGTCCTCGACTTTGGTTCGCAGTACGCCCAGCTGATCGCTCGCCGCGTTCGCGAACAGAACGTCTATTGCGAAATCGTCCGGCACGACATCTCGGTTGAGCGGATCGCCGCGCATAATCCCCGGGGGATCATCCTCTCGGGCGGACCGTCGAGCGTCTACGAAGATGGCGCCCCGCAGTGCGATCCGGGGCTCTTTTCGATGGGCATTCCGGTACTCGGCATCTGCTACGGCATGCAGCTGATGTGTCAGGCGTTCGGCGGCTCGGTGAAGAACACCTCGCACCGCGAATATGGGCACGCCAAGATTCGCATCGCCGCCAACGAAGATCTGTTCGGCGGTCTGCCGAGCGAAACCGACGTCTGGATGAGCCACGGCGACCAGGTCGCCAACGTCGCCGACTCGTTCGAGCCGCTGGCCCACACGTCGACCTGCCCGATCGCGGCGATGCGGCACAAGGAACTGCCGCTCTACGCGATGCAGTTTCACCCGGAAGTGACCCACACGCCGCTCGGCTTTCAGATTCTCCGCAACTTCGTGATTGCAATCTGCGAGTGCGAAGGGCTCTGGAAACTGCATGACTTCGCCCAGCAGACGATCGCCGAGATTCGCGAGCGGGTCGGCAATGACCGCGTCATCTGCGGCCTTTCAGGCGGCGTCGACTCTTCGGTGGTCGCCGCTTTGCTATACCAGGCGATTGGCCCGCAATTGTCGTGCATTCTGGTCGATAACGGCCTGCTCCGAAAACAAGAGGCGGAGTCGGTAATCTCCGAGTTCACCAAGCACTTCAAGACCGATCTTCATGTAGTCGCCGGTAAGGACGCCTTCCTGGAGCAATTGGCCGGCATCGAAGAGCCGCAGGAAAAACGCCGCCGCATCGGCTACCAGTTTGTCGAGTGTTTCAAAGCGGAAGCCCGCAAAATCAAAGACGCCAAATACCTGGCGCAAGGGACGCTGTACCCCGACGTGATCGAAAGCGGCGCCGCGATCGACGGCCCGGCCGCGACGATCAAACTGCATCACAATGTGGGCGGTCTGCCGAAAGAACTCGGCTTTGAACTGATCGAACCGCTTCGCGACCTCTTCAAAGACGAAGTCCGTAAGCTTGGTCTGGAACTGGGGCTGCCGGAAGATCTGGTCTGGCGTCATCCCTTCCCCGGACCCGGTTTGGCGGTTCGTTGCCTGGGCGAGGTGACCGACGAAAAATTAGCGGTGCTCCGCGAGGCCGACTCGATCGTCGTTAGCGAGATCAAAGCGGCCGGCCTCTATCGCTCGACCTCCCAGGCATTTGCCGTCCTGCTGCCGGTGCAAAGCGTCGGCGTAATGGGAGACGCGCGAACCTATGAAAACGCGGTCGCCGTCCGCTGCGTCAACACCGACGACTTCATGACCGCCACTTGGAGCGACCTGCCGTACGAAGTGCTGGCCCGAATTTCGACCCGAATCATCAACGAGGTCAAAGGGGTCAACCGCGTTTGCTACGACATCAGCACCAAACCGCCGGCGACGATCGAGTGGGAATAA
- the uvsE gene encoding UV DNA damage repair endonuclease UvsE: MEEHDANLDPGKLRFDMTESPTVGGIRLGLCCIFHEQPIKFRNTTVKAISAMKRGDGLAKLSGLCLANADALLAALEYCAEEGIGCFRINSQILPVKTHETCGYRVEELPDGEEIVKRFKACGKFAKKHNIRTCFHPDQFVVLNSPKEDVVERSLAELEYQSEVAEWVGADVVNIHGGGAYGNKQESLERFAETLSRLSKRARSRLTVENDDVTYTPADLLPLCQSTGIPLVYDVHHHRCNPDELSIEEATTAAIATWNREPMFHLSSPLEGWKGPKPQRHHDYIDVTDFPDCWRNLELTVEVEAKAKELAVLKLKKQLAETWSAYIVQCADGSYYTGVTNELSQRIATHNAGKGAKYTRSRLPVELVYHESLPNKSAALKRELAIKGLSRSAKANLISGGNKSR, encoded by the coding sequence ATGGAAGAGCATGATGCGAACCTGGATCCTGGAAAGCTGCGTTTCGATATGACCGAATCACCAACCGTTGGCGGCATCCGTCTCGGTCTCTGCTGCATCTTTCACGAGCAGCCGATCAAGTTTCGCAACACCACCGTCAAAGCGATCAGCGCGATGAAACGGGGCGACGGCCTGGCGAAGCTGTCAGGACTTTGCCTGGCGAACGCCGATGCGCTATTGGCGGCGCTTGAGTATTGTGCCGAGGAGGGGATCGGCTGTTTTCGGATCAATAGCCAGATCCTTCCCGTCAAAACGCACGAGACCTGCGGCTATCGCGTGGAGGAGCTTCCCGACGGGGAAGAAATCGTCAAACGCTTTAAGGCGTGTGGGAAATTCGCCAAGAAGCATAACATCCGCACTTGTTTTCATCCTGATCAATTCGTCGTCCTCAATTCTCCCAAAGAGGACGTGGTCGAGCGGTCGCTCGCCGAACTTGAATATCAAAGCGAAGTCGCCGAGTGGGTTGGCGCCGATGTGGTGAACATTCATGGCGGCGGCGCTTACGGCAACAAGCAAGAGTCACTTGAGCGTTTCGCCGAAACGTTGTCGCGACTCTCGAAACGAGCCCGCAGTCGATTGACGGTCGAGAACGACGACGTCACCTACACGCCGGCCGACTTGTTGCCCCTTTGTCAGTCGACCGGCATTCCGCTCGTCTACGACGTCCACCACCATCGCTGCAACCCGGACGAACTGTCGATCGAGGAAGCGACCACCGCGGCGATCGCCACTTGGAACCGGGAGCCGATGTTCCACCTCTCCAGTCCGCTCGAAGGTTGGAAAGGTCCGAAGCCGCAGCGACATCACGACTACATCGACGTCACCGACTTCCCCGATTGTTGGCGAAACCTGGAACTCACTGTCGAAGTCGAAGCGAAGGCGAAAGAACTCGCCGTTCTGAAGCTGAAGAAACAACTCGCCGAAACCTGGTCGGCCTACATCGTCCAGTGCGCCGACGGATCCTACTACACCGGCGTCACCAACGAACTATCCCAACGGATCGCAACCCACAACGCCGGCAAAGGAGCGAAGTACACCCGCAGCCGCTTGCCGGTCGAGCTGGTCTATCACGAGTCGCTGCCGAATAAAAGCGCTGCGCTGAAGCGGGAGCTGGCGATCAAGGGACTTTCGCGAAGTGCGAAAGCGAACCTGATCTCGGGCGGAAACAAGTCGAGGTAA
- the selA gene encoding L-seryl-tRNA(Sec) selenium transferase yields the protein MPTNLFGKLPTVSELLDKPPLKKLRETMNPATLVSNVGVYLDRYQRDFKSRVADFPAPKLQHLAESISRWLTGDAPAGIRAAINGTGVVLAPELGKCAIAERAIQGAYARLRDYHTTQLDAESSRQSASQAEAVRLITDLAVATDAAIVNTRTAALHLALSELAAGRKVVVARGELGETFDGIHLPNLLAGAGVLLVEVGASNSATLADYEKAIEDDTAAILSIDASNFAGVTSATRPSLAELSALAKKRGVTLIHDVGVGGLQSRDEYQGFGVDSVQAAIAHGADLVIAAGNHLLGGPDAGLLVGRQKLIEQIRSSALFPLVGSSPLELAALTETLEIYRMGELVADEIPLLALLTTTIANLELRANRLAEQILASPLVESVVVEPCKAHLLPGSMPIDSVCVKVVPSDGDVAAMYARLQQNLYPLFVRQAAGHLAIDLRTVFPRQDFLIAGMFPLGVEESPK from the coding sequence ATGCCCACGAATCTATTCGGCAAACTGCCGACCGTTAGCGAATTGTTGGACAAGCCGCCGCTGAAGAAGCTGCGGGAGACGATGAACCCGGCCACGCTGGTGAGCAACGTCGGCGTCTATCTCGATCGCTACCAGCGGGACTTCAAGTCGCGCGTTGCTGATTTTCCGGCGCCCAAGCTGCAGCATCTGGCCGAGTCGATCTCGCGCTGGCTAACGGGAGACGCTCCGGCCGGGATTCGCGCGGCGATTAACGGGACCGGCGTCGTGCTCGCTCCGGAACTGGGGAAATGTGCGATCGCCGAACGAGCGATCCAAGGGGCGTACGCTCGCCTGCGCGATTATCACACGACCCAGCTCGACGCCGAGTCGTCGCGGCAGAGCGCTTCGCAGGCCGAAGCGGTCCGGCTAATTACCGACCTAGCGGTCGCGACCGACGCGGCGATCGTCAACACGCGGACCGCGGCGCTCCATCTGGCGCTGAGCGAACTCGCGGCGGGGCGCAAGGTGGTGGTCGCGCGCGGCGAATTGGGGGAAACCTTCGACGGCATTCACTTGCCGAACTTGCTTGCCGGCGCAGGGGTTCTGCTGGTCGAAGTTGGCGCGAGCAACAGCGCGACGTTGGCCGACTACGAAAAGGCGATCGAAGACGATACCGCGGCGATTCTGTCGATCGATGCGAGCAATTTCGCCGGCGTTACCAGCGCCACGCGTCCGAGCCTGGCCGAGTTGTCGGCCCTCGCCAAGAAGCGAGGCGTGACGCTCATTCATGACGTCGGCGTCGGTGGTTTGCAAAGTCGCGACGAATATCAAGGCTTTGGCGTCGATAGCGTTCAGGCGGCGATTGCTCATGGCGCCGATCTGGTCATCGCGGCCGGCAATCACTTGTTGGGCGGACCTGACGCAGGCTTGCTGGTGGGTCGTCAGAAGCTGATCGAGCAAATTCGGAGCTCGGCGCTCTTTCCGCTCGTCGGATCTTCGCCGCTCGAGTTGGCCGCTTTGACCGAGACGTTGGAAATCTATCGGATGGGTGAGTTGGTCGCCGACGAGATTCCTCTCCTCGCACTGCTCACCACGACGATCGCCAATTTGGAACTGCGGGCCAATCGTTTGGCCGAGCAGATTCTGGCGTCGCCGCTGGTCGAATCGGTGGTGGTAGAGCCATGCAAGGCGCATCTGCTGCCGGGAAGCATGCCGATCGATTCGGTCTGCGTGAAGGTCGTTCCCAGCGATGGGGATGTCGCTGCGATGTACGCGCGACTGCAGCAGAATTTGTATCCCCTCTTCGTGCGGCAAGCGGCCGGGCATCTCGCGATTGACCTGCGGACCGTTTTCCCACGGCAAGATTTCCTGATCGCTGGCATGTTCCCGCTGGGAGTCGAAGAATCCCCCAAATAG
- the proC gene encoding pyrroline-5-carboxylate reductase, producing the protein MSKIGFLGAGQMAQALASGFVRADLVHPADIVAVDPFPAALASFGKLVPGAAVSDKAAGLAKEVDVIFLAVKPQMMQAAIAGLGKIGDNILLVSIAAGTSLAKLADWTGSTRIIRVMPNTPCLIGESASAFCTGSGATAEDAALIEQLMGAVGVVRKVDEKLMDAVTGLSGSGPAYVYVLIEALADAGVRVGLPRDAALQLAAQTVRGAAGMVLETGDHPGVLKDRVASPGGTTIAGLQALEAGGFRSAAYDAVVAATARSKELGAE; encoded by the coding sequence ATGAGCAAAATCGGGTTCCTGGGCGCCGGGCAGATGGCGCAAGCCCTTGCCAGCGGCTTTGTTCGGGCCGATCTGGTCCATCCGGCCGATATCGTCGCGGTCGACCCGTTTCCGGCGGCACTAGCCAGTTTTGGCAAATTGGTCCCCGGCGCCGCCGTCAGCGACAAAGCGGCCGGCCTGGCCAAAGAGGTCGACGTTATCTTCCTGGCAGTCAAACCGCAGATGATGCAAGCAGCTATCGCGGGGCTCGGCAAGATCGGCGACAACATCCTGCTGGTCTCGATCGCGGCCGGCACTTCGCTGGCCAAACTGGCCGATTGGACCGGCTCGACCCGCATCATCCGGGTGATGCCGAACACGCCCTGCCTGATCGGCGAAAGCGCCTCGGCCTTCTGCACCGGCAGCGGGGCGACCGCCGAAGACGCCGCCTTGATTGAGCAGCTGATGGGCGCTGTCGGAGTCGTTCGCAAGGTCGACGAGAAGTTGATGGATGCCGTGACAGGGCTGTCAGGCTCAGGTCCGGCTTACGTCTATGTGCTGATCGAAGCGCTGGCCGACGCCGGCGTCAGGGTCGGACTGCCGCGCGACGCCGCATTGCAGTTGGCCGCCCAAACGGTTCGCGGCGCGGCCGGCATGGTGCTCGAAACCGGCGATCATCCCGGCGTCCTTAAAGATCGGGTCGCCAGCCCCGGCGGAACGACGATCGCGGGCCTTCAGGCGCTAGAAGCGGGGGGATTTCGGTCGGCGGCTTATGACGCGGTGGTCGCGGCGACCGCCCGCTCGAAGGAACTTGGGGCCGAATAA